A window from Aeromonas rivipollensis encodes these proteins:
- a CDS encoding class I SAM-dependent methyltransferase yields MSASIYLVKGREKSLLRRHPWIFSKGIDKVQGNPIDGDTVEIYSNDGKWLARGAWSGSSQIRARVWTFDKDETVDLDFFIRRLKYAQESRDPLIKRQGLTGYRLCAAESDGLPGLTIDRYANFLVCQILSAGAEFQRELITQALRTLYPECSIYERSDVAVRKKEGLKERTGVIHGETPTEPVVIEENGGVKILVDIRNGHKTGFYLDQRDNRLAAAKYTEGKRVLNCFCYTGGFGVYALKGGAREVVNVDLSQNALDIARQNAELNGLDTSTTQFVRHDVFKLLREYREKGEKFDVIVLDPPKFAESKAQLLGACRGYKDINMLAFQLLAPGGVLLTYSCSGLMEQSLFQKIVADAALDAGRDAQILELLSQASDHPIGTAYPEGFYLKGLVVRAR; encoded by the coding sequence GTCGAGATCTACTCAAACGATGGCAAGTGGCTCGCCCGGGGCGCCTGGTCAGGCAGCTCCCAGATCCGTGCCCGGGTCTGGACCTTCGACAAGGACGAGACCGTCGATCTCGACTTCTTCATCCGTCGCCTCAAGTATGCCCAGGAGTCCCGGGATCCGCTGATCAAGCGTCAGGGCCTCACCGGCTATCGCCTGTGCGCCGCCGAATCCGACGGCCTGCCGGGCCTGACCATCGACCGTTACGCCAACTTCCTGGTGTGCCAGATCCTCTCCGCCGGAGCCGAGTTCCAGCGCGAGCTCATCACCCAGGCCCTGCGTACCCTCTACCCCGAGTGCAGCATCTATGAGCGCTCCGACGTGGCGGTACGCAAGAAGGAGGGGCTGAAGGAGCGCACCGGCGTTATCCATGGCGAGACTCCGACCGAGCCTGTGGTGATCGAGGAGAACGGCGGCGTCAAGATCCTGGTGGACATTCGCAACGGCCACAAGACCGGCTTCTATCTGGATCAGCGCGACAACCGCCTGGCCGCCGCCAAGTACACCGAAGGCAAGCGGGTGCTCAACTGCTTCTGCTACACCGGCGGCTTTGGCGTCTACGCCCTCAAGGGCGGCGCCCGTGAGGTGGTCAACGTCGATCTCTCCCAGAATGCCCTGGACATCGCCCGCCAGAACGCCGAGCTCAATGGTCTGGATACCAGCACCACCCAGTTCGTGCGCCACGATGTGTTCAAGCTGCTGCGCGAGTACCGCGAGAAGGGCGAGAAGTTCGACGTCATAGTGCTGGATCCGCCCAAGTTTGCCGAGAGCAAGGCCCAGCTGCTGGGTGCCTGCCGCGGCTACAAGGACATCAACATGCTGGCGTTCCAGCTGTTGGCGCCGGGTGGCGTGCTCTTGACCTACTCCTGCTCCGGCCTGATGGAGCAGAGCCTGTTCCAGAAGATAGTGGCCGATGCGGCCCTCGATGCCGGTCGCGATGCCCAGATCCTGGAGCTGCTCTCCCAGGCTTCCGATCACCCCATAGGTACCGCCTATCCGGAAGGCTTCTACCTCAAGGGGCTGGTGGTGCGCGCCCGCTAG